The stretch of DNA TGCGGATGCAGAAtgcctccatctcctttTGGGTTTCGTACGAGAGGGTGCCGATGTGCGGAAGGCAGACAGCCTTCGGGTGCTGCAGCAGCTGCTTAGGAATCGTTGGCTCGTTCTCGTAGACATCTAAGCCCGCGCCAGCAATCTCGCCCGATTCAAGAGCTGCAATGAGGGCCGGCTCATCCACAACGGCTCCGCGAGCGGTGTTGATGAGGATTGCCGACTTCTTCATTGCCTTCAGCTCGGGAGCGGAGATCGTGTGCTTTGTGTGTGCGTTGAGGGGAAGGTTTAGGGAGACCACATCCGAGGTGGAaagcagctcgtcgcgggAGACATACTTGGCGCCCTGCTCGAGATCCTCCGGCAACCTGTTACGGTTATGGTACTGGATGGTCATTCCGAGGGCCTTGGCACGCTTCGCGAACGCCCGACCAATTCCTCCCATGCCGAGTATGCCGAGAACCTTGCCGTGGGGGTCGTTGGAGAGGGGTAGGTTCTTGTGGAACGACCCTGCCCGAGCCTCCGTGAGAGCGGTGGGGAACTGGCGCAACACCGACAGGAGCAGGAAGGTGGCGGTGTCCGCGGTTGGGTTGTCGGTGACGGACGGAACGTTGGACACTTGAATGCCCCGGGCGGAACAAGGTTCCACAGAAACTGTGGTTAATGAAGAGGACCGGGGTGTAGGGCCAACACGAACTTTGGTCATAACCAGCTCCGTTTGAGGTAATGAAGCGGAGTGTAGACGGTAGAGCAGCAACAAGCTCATCGTCGAAGCGCCCAGTGACCTAAATATCAGTATAGGCCTTCCTTTGCAGTAGCAAGCCATTGTACGCGTTCGGGCTCACATTGATCGAGCCCGTGCCCTTGAAATGACGGTAAATGCCGGTGATGCCATTGTAATCGCCCTTCAGATCGTTGATGAACGAAGCGCGGTCAGAGCTTTTGAGAGGCTGCGATAATTAGGGTTGAGCGGTTGCCGCAGCTCACAATCAAAGTGGCCTCCTTCTCTAGCGTCGCAAGCTCAGCTTTGGCCAGGTTGATCGGGTCAAGCATCAGCACGCGCGGCTTGGCGGCTGTGCTGGACCAGCGAGAAAAGCGGAACACGCCCGTGGTCCGGGTTGCGGCCGCTCGCGCGTGTAGGAGGTTCGTCAGCATGGTGACTTTTTGGTTGTGATGGGGAAAGAGACGGATGCGGATGAGAAGTAGTGGAAGTCGACTTGGTGATGATCGCCAAAGATCGCCAAGAgtgacctccacctccaccctccaccaTGGTGATGGCGTGAGGAGACGGCCGGGATCGGCGGGCCGGTGCGGGGGAACTCGGAAACCCCACAAGCGATCACGTGTTTGTGTGAATTTACACGTGTGTTACACCTTCCTCGTATCACCtcatgttgttgttgttgaccatctctcctccccctcacATCCACCAGACCAGTGTACAGCTTCATTCCAACTTCGGTCGCGTCGTGTCAAGCCTTCAATCACCTCGCGGCACCCCAATTACCCCATTATGGAGCTCTTTCCGACAGAGTTCCCCCAGGGAGAGGAGAACATCCAGCCCAatgaggctgaggctgtCCACACCCCAGTCCACGACTCGCCGCAGCTCGAGCATCCCATCGCGAACGTGTCGGCGGCAAGCCTCCCTCCCGATTCTGGCGCAGGCACTCCAGAACAAGATCTTCCATTGCGGGGGAAAGCGGCGACTCATGGATTGACtgcggaggagaagaaggagcgccAAAAGCAGCAGAACCGCCGTGCAGCTGAGCGCAGCCGGAACAAGAAGCGGGAAGAAGTGTACGTGGAGGTGCGTTGGCTTTGGCTAGACGCTGACCTTCTCCCAGAACGGCCCTAGAGATGACAGTCAACAACATTCAGGAAGAGAACAACCGCCTTCGAGCGCGCCTTGCGGCCTTAGTGTCGGTCAAGCCCGACGCCACACCGCCAGATGCCGTGAGCGTTTCGTCTTCTAGCATCGACGTTGCGACCATATCTCGACTCCAAGGAGAGCTTGCAGCTTGCAAGGCTACACTCCTGGACCgggagctcgagctgggccaCCTGAACACCCCTGCGGCCGATATTCAGGCTGGTGCCGACGAGACTCGGCGCACACTCGTGTCGCGCACTGCAACCCTCCAAGAGGCACAGTCCGAGGTCCGAGCCTTGAACACGGTCATCAACGAGCTTCGAACTGAGCATGACAATTTGAACCGTCGACGTGAAATCGTGACTCGCGAACTGGAACTGCGGCGATCCCTTCAAGGCTCACCTGGAGAAGCTACGGCCCTGTCTGCCGACCACTCTCGGGCGAGCGGTGTCGAGCgcacgctcctcgagcttcGGGGCCTGGTGGATGGTGTCATCAAGACTTGGGAGCAGGTTCGTCCCTCACCGGAGCTGAGCGTTGGAGGTTACTAATCGATATTCCAGAGCTCGATGATCCCCAGTCGCCCAGAGGATCCGAACACGAGATCCGTCGAAGCCACGGACGCTGACAGCTAGCTAGCCCAGCTGATTAGAGTACCATGTATTGTTGTCTGTACGATGCATATGTCGTCTAATGTTGTGTCAAGTGGTGCTACATGTCCAACAATCGCTTCAAGAACTGCCAAGTGGCGAAAGATATACTGTGGACGTCAGTAGAGGCGCAGAGCAGCACGACTCACCTCGTCATAGGGACAACCTTGACGTAGCCAATGCTCAATCCCACGAAGAACCCTCGCCATCCGGACTGCGTGTATATCGCTCGGATCGCCTGCTTCCAGTTGATCCCAGCCCCTCCCTTAGCTCCGCCGACTTGCATGCGCCGACGAATCACCTCGAAGGGATAACTTGCGGTCTGGCTGATAAGACCAGCGACGGCACCACATAAGAGGTCTCGTTGCGTTGGGCGCTTCTTCAAGTACGGCATGTACTCGGGCAAGTGCTTCTTGAGCATGTTGTAAGTGAGGAACGACACACCCGCATAGGGCACCATGCCCATGAGAGTGACCGAGAATCCTCGATAGAACGGGTAGAACGGCAATGACCGCGTGAACACAGACACGCCGCTCGTCGTGCCGGGCTGGTTGGCGTACGCGCGCTCTGACGCGATCATTCGAATGGCCTGCCGCAATGTTGTCCGCTCGCCCGGATTCGTCTGGTACGCCATGCGAACGCGGATGAGCTCCATCGGATAGGTCATCAGAACTGAAGCCACACCTGACAGTTAGCGGCGAAGCCAGCAAAGTAGAGCTCGGACTCACCTGACGACGCTCCCGCCACGAAGAACCGTCCTGGCGTCGCGTACTCTGGCGAAGGGACCAGGACCTTGCTCGTGAGCTCATCTGGTAATAGAGATGCTTACCTTCTCGATCCAGTCGTAGAACATGAACTTGATACCCGCGTAGGGGAAGACACGCAGTAAGGTCGCCGAGTGCCCCTGCAACAGGCCGCGCATGCCGCTGGACCTGTAAATCTTGCCCATCGCATGGAACAGACCCATAGGTGTTCCTGTCATGTCAGTGTGCATTCTTGCTTAGCGTTAGAGCTCACCAGCATACTGCCTAAACTCTGCGTTTGACGTTTGGAAGAGGATCTTTACGCGGTCGAGGGGAGCGATCGCTGTCTTGGCCTGTGCACGCGATCAGTACCCGAACTCGGCTCGTTGGAACGCAGCGCACGATGACTTACTACACAGCCTGCAATGCCACCGACAATGCCACTAGTGACGACTGCAAGGACGTCAGCATTTGAGTGGCTCGAGATGAGTGCACACGACCAACACACCGTAGTCGACGCTCTTCTTGTTGGTTTTTGCGCGGTGCCGGCTCTCCAACCACAACCTCTTGACGGTCTGAGGCCCGGTCCCCCACGCTGGGGACGCGGCGTCCCCTGCCGCGTGACTGGCCATAGTCTCAATCACCGATTGCGCCGATTGAAAGGTGGTTGAacggacgacgagtggacgcgacggtgaggaggatgatgcAAAGATGGATTCTTGACTGGTTGACGGGCCTCGGTATTGAAGTTTACTTTACCCGACGCTGGCCGTTCAGCAGAAGTGCGGGGTTGGATGTGGACCGGGAAGGGGGGGTAAAGGGGGGCAAATGGATTCGGATCTTGGTGCGACGTCAAAGGTGAGTGGAGACAGGGCCGTGTAAGCATTATCAGGCACGTGGCTAAAAACGTGTCAATTCCTCAATGGCACGTGACTTTAATCCACGTGGCTCATGCAGACGCGTCGTTGCGTCAGTCCAACACCCGTTAATCATGTCGGAACTGATCAGTTTCAATAACAACACCTCTTCACATCTTCCCTCGAGCCATGGCCGACGACAGTGTTCCTCAACCGTTTCC from Cutaneotrichosporon cavernicola HIS019 DNA, chromosome: 7b encodes:
- a CDS encoding uncharacterized protein (Basic region leucine zipper) produces the protein MELFPTEFPQGEENIQPNEAEAVHTPVHDSPQLEHPIANVSAASLPPDSGAGTPEQDLPLRGKAATHGLTAEEKKERQKQQNRRAAERSRNKKREEVTALEMTVNNIQEENNRLRARLAALVSVKPDATPPDAVSVSSSSIDVATISRLQGELAACKATLLDRELELGHLNTPAADIQAGADETRRTLVSRTATLQEAQSEVRALNTVINELRTEHDNLNRRREIVTRELELRRSLQGSPGEATALSADHSRASGVERTLLELRGLVDGVIKTWEQSSMIPSRPEDPNTRSVEATDADS
- the LEU5 gene encoding uncharacterized protein (Belongs to the mitochondrial carrier (TC 2.A.29) family), translated to MASHAAGDAASPAWGTGPQTVKRLWLESRHRAKTNKKSVDYVVTSGIVGGIAGCVAKTAIAPLDRVKILFQTSNAEFRQYAGTPMGLFHAMGKIYRSSGMRGLLQGHSATLLRVFPYAGIKFMFYDWIEKVLVPSPEYATPGRFFVAGASSGVASVLMTYPMELIRVRMAYQTNPGERTTLRQAIRMIASERAYANQPGTTSGVSVFTRSLPFYPFYRGFSVTLMGMVPYAGVSFLTYNMLKKHLPEYMPYLKKRPTQRDLLCGAVAGLISQTASYPFEVIRRRMQVGGAKGGAGINWKQAIRAIYTQSGWRGFFVGLSIGYVKVVPMTSISFATWQFLKRLLDM
- a CDS encoding uncharacterized protein (Belongs to the D-isomer specific 2-hydroxyacid dehydrogenase family); its protein translation is MLTNLLHARAAATRTTGVFRFSRWSSTAAKPRVLMLDPINLAKAELATLEKEATLIPLKSSDRASFINDLKGDYNGITGIYRHFKGTGSINVTGRFDDELVAALPSTLRFITSNGAGYDQISVEPCSARGIQVSNVPSVTDNPTADTATFLLLSVLRQFPTALTEARAGSFHKNLPLSNDPHGKVLGILGMGGIGRAFAKRAKALGMTIQYHNRNRLPEDLEQGAKYVSRDELLSTSDVVSLNLPLNAHTKHTISAPELKAMKKSAILINTARGAVVDEPALIAALESGEIAGAGLDVYENEPTIPKQLLQHPKAVCLPHIGTLSYETQKEMEAFCIRNLRAGLSTGDLANVVPEQKGMW